From a single Hevea brasiliensis isolate MT/VB/25A 57/8 unplaced genomic scaffold, ASM3005281v1 Scaf1, whole genome shotgun sequence genomic region:
- the LOC110656001 gene encoding polyprenol reductase 2 isoform X1 produces MEIGLVGLLRAAWIAGILPIVIASLPYSRLGLFHGLVLEFAKRGKIMQSSPYHKFTVPQRFFSHFYMMAVVWTTLLLLTTWIYAYRTASLVPEPYFYSSISSYLAGGSNIFPFHKLHLISSEHRCSIWLSVFLLLLMEVQVLRRLLETMYVFNYNPSARMHIFGYLTGLYFYVAAPLSLCCTCAPEMFKFGTNEITQFIVKGKDTMQAIEFDWYDFVNPLLKLGWCQWVGATIFFWGWIHQLRCHAILGSLREHGRGIDEYVIPYGDWFEIVSSPHYLAEIIIYAGMVVASGGADLTIWFLFAFVVANLVFAAAETHRWYLRKFDNYPSNRLAIIPFIY; encoded by the exons ATGGAGATTGGGCTTGTGGGTTTGTTAAGGGCTGCTTGGATAGCTGGGATTCTGCCTATAGTTATAGCTTCCTTGCCTTATTCTAGGCTTGGTTTATTTCATGGACTTGTTTTGGAGTTTGCAAAGAGAGGAAAGATCATGCAATCATCGCCTTACCAT AAATTCACTGTTCCTCAAAGATTCTTCTCTCATTTCTATATGATGGCTGTGGTCTGGACAACCCTCCTTCTTCTTACTACATGGATATATGCATATAGAACAGCATCATTGGTGCCTGAGCCATACTTTTACTCTAGTATATCCAGCTACTTGGCAGGAGGTTCTAACATCTTTCCATTTCATAAATTGCATTTGATTTCTTCAGAGCATAGATGCAGCATTTGGCTTTCTGTGTTTTTGCTGCTATTAATGGAAGTTCAAGTCTTAAGACGTCTTTTGGAGACAATGTATGTATTTAACTACAACCCCTCAGCTCGGATGCACATTTTCGGCTATCTTACTGGCTTGTA CTTCTACGTAGCAGCACCCTTGTCACTCTGCTGCACTTGTGCACCTGAGATGTTTAAATTTGGCACAAATGAAATTACTCAGTTTATTGTTAAAGGCAAGGACACAATGCAGGCCATTGAATTTGATTGGTATGACTTTGTGAATCCGCTTTTGAAGCTTGGATGGTGCCAGTGGGTTGGTGCTACCATCTTCTTTTGGGGTTGGATTCATCAGCTTCGTTGCCATGCAATTCTT GGGTCACTACGAGAACATGGAAGAGGAATTGATGAATATGTTATCCCTTACGGTGATTGGTTTGAGATTGTTTCATCTCCACACTATCTGGCTGAGATT ATTATATATGCTGGTATGGTTGTTGCTAGTGGAGGAGCAGACCTTACCATTTGGTTCCTTTTTGCATTTGTG GTGGCAAATCTAGTATTTGCAGCGGCAGAAACACACAGGTGGTATCTTCGTAAATTTGACAATTATCCAAGCAACCGTCTCGCTATTATTCCATTTATTTATTAA
- the LOC110656001 gene encoding polyprenol reductase 2 isoform X2, translating into MEIGLVGLLRAAWIAGILPIVIASLPYSRLGLFHGLVLEFAKRGKIMQSSPYHKFTVPQRFFSHFYMMAVVWTTLLLLTTWIYAYRTASLVPEPYFYSSISSYLAGGSNIFPFHKLHLISSEHRCSIWLSVFLLLLMEVQVLRRLLETMYVFNYNPSARMHIFGYLTGLYFYVAAPLSLCCTCAPEMFKFGTNEITQFIVKGKDTMQAIEFDWYDFVNPLLKLGWCQWVGATIFFWGWIHQLRCHAILGSLREHGRGIDEYVIPYGDWFEIVSSPHYLAEIIIYAGMVVASGGADLTIWFLFAFVVLFLVHSGKSSICSGRNTQVVSS; encoded by the exons ATGGAGATTGGGCTTGTGGGTTTGTTAAGGGCTGCTTGGATAGCTGGGATTCTGCCTATAGTTATAGCTTCCTTGCCTTATTCTAGGCTTGGTTTATTTCATGGACTTGTTTTGGAGTTTGCAAAGAGAGGAAAGATCATGCAATCATCGCCTTACCAT AAATTCACTGTTCCTCAAAGATTCTTCTCTCATTTCTATATGATGGCTGTGGTCTGGACAACCCTCCTTCTTCTTACTACATGGATATATGCATATAGAACAGCATCATTGGTGCCTGAGCCATACTTTTACTCTAGTATATCCAGCTACTTGGCAGGAGGTTCTAACATCTTTCCATTTCATAAATTGCATTTGATTTCTTCAGAGCATAGATGCAGCATTTGGCTTTCTGTGTTTTTGCTGCTATTAATGGAAGTTCAAGTCTTAAGACGTCTTTTGGAGACAATGTATGTATTTAACTACAACCCCTCAGCTCGGATGCACATTTTCGGCTATCTTACTGGCTTGTA CTTCTACGTAGCAGCACCCTTGTCACTCTGCTGCACTTGTGCACCTGAGATGTTTAAATTTGGCACAAATGAAATTACTCAGTTTATTGTTAAAGGCAAGGACACAATGCAGGCCATTGAATTTGATTGGTATGACTTTGTGAATCCGCTTTTGAAGCTTGGATGGTGCCAGTGGGTTGGTGCTACCATCTTCTTTTGGGGTTGGATTCATCAGCTTCGTTGCCATGCAATTCTT GGGTCACTACGAGAACATGGAAGAGGAATTGATGAATATGTTATCCCTTACGGTGATTGGTTTGAGATTGTTTCATCTCCACACTATCTGGCTGAGATT ATTATATATGCTGGTATGGTTGTTGCTAGTGGAGGAGCAGACCTTACCATTTGGTTCCTTTTTGCATTTGTGGTATTATTCCTTGTTCATA GTGGCAAATCTAGTATTTGCAGCGGCAGAAACACACAGGTGGTATCTTCGTAA
- the LOC110656024 gene encoding V-type proton ATPase subunit c4 produces the protein MSSGFSGDETAPFFGFLGAAAALVFSCMGAAYGTAKSGVGVASMGVMRPELVMKSIVPVVMAGVLGIYGLIIAVIISTGINPKAKSYYLFDGYAHLSSGLACGLAGLSAGMAIGIVGDAGVRANAQQPKLFVGMILILIFAEALALYGLIVGIILSSRAGQSRAE, from the exons ATGTCTTCTGGATTCAGCGGCGATGAAACTGCTCCTTTCTTTGGCTTCCTCGGCGCCGCTGCCGCTCTTGTCTTCTCCT GTATGGGAGCAGCATATGGAACAGCTAAGAGTGGTGTTGGCGTGGCATCAATGGGAGTGATGAGGCCTGAACTTGTGATGAAGTCAATTGTTCCAGTTGTTATGGCTGGTGTGTTGGGTATATATGGGTTGATTATTGCAGTTATTATCAGTACTGGAATTAACCCCAAGGCCAAGTCATATTACCTTTTTGATGGGTATGCACATCTCTCATCTGGTCTTGCTTGTGGCCTTGCTGGGCTTTCTGCTGGAATGGCCATTGGAATTGTTGGTGATGCTGGTGTCAG AGCTAATGCCCAACAACCAAAACTCTTTGTTGGAATGATTCTGATCCTCATTTTTGCTGAAGCATTGGCGTTGTATGGACTCATTGTTGGCATTATCCTGTCTTCCCGTGCTGGTCAGTCTAGGGCGGAATAA